A genomic window from Kineosporia sp. NBRC 101731 includes:
- the ribA gene encoding GTP cyclohydrolase II, which produces MSGDLQVHENEVRYGDIALDPVEKALEALRAGLPVLVVDDADRENEGDVILAAVNASPEWVGWTVRHTSGVLCAPMLDDRADALALPHMVERNEESLRTAYTVSVDARSGISTGISAADRSVTLRLLADGRTGPEDLVRPGHVFPLRARPGGVLERRGHTEAAVDLCVLAGLPPVGVLAEVVEDAGPVTRLPGLRALADEFGLPLISIEDLVVYRREHPGAVPEAPVAAPPRVRRVADSLLPTSHGDFRAVAYRDMLTGHEHVALVAGEPAGTGALVRVHSECLTGDAFGSSRCDCGPQLDAALERVASEGGVVIYLRGHEGRGIGLLAKLTAYQLQDSGLDTVAANTAQGLPADAREYGAAAAVLDDLGLDAIRLLTNNPAKLTGLAEHGITVTMRIGLQVGVNPHNTAYLASKRDLMGHQLDDLNAR; this is translated from the coding sequence ATGAGCGGGGACCTGCAGGTGCACGAGAACGAGGTTCGGTACGGCGACATCGCCCTGGACCCGGTGGAGAAGGCCCTGGAGGCACTGCGGGCCGGCCTGCCGGTTCTGGTGGTGGACGACGCCGACCGGGAGAACGAGGGCGACGTCATCCTGGCGGCCGTCAACGCCTCGCCGGAGTGGGTGGGCTGGACCGTGCGGCACACCTCCGGCGTGCTCTGCGCCCCGATGCTCGACGACCGCGCCGACGCGCTGGCGCTGCCGCACATGGTGGAGCGCAACGAGGAGTCGCTGCGTACGGCCTACACGGTCAGCGTCGACGCCCGGTCGGGCATCTCGACCGGTATCAGCGCCGCCGACCGCTCGGTGACCCTGCGCCTGCTGGCTGACGGCCGCACCGGGCCCGAAGACCTGGTGCGTCCCGGGCACGTTTTCCCGCTGCGGGCCCGACCGGGTGGGGTGCTGGAACGCCGTGGCCACACCGAGGCGGCCGTGGACCTGTGTGTGCTGGCCGGGCTGCCGCCGGTCGGGGTGCTCGCCGAGGTGGTGGAAGACGCCGGCCCGGTCACCCGCCTGCCCGGTCTGCGGGCCCTGGCCGACGAGTTCGGCCTCCCGCTGATCAGCATCGAAGACCTGGTGGTCTACCGCCGGGAGCACCCGGGGGCCGTTCCGGAGGCCCCGGTCGCGGCGCCGCCACGGGTGCGCCGGGTGGCCGACAGCCTGCTGCCGACCAGCCACGGTGACTTCCGGGCCGTCGCCTACCGCGACATGCTGACCGGACACGAGCACGTGGCCCTGGTCGCGGGGGAGCCCGCCGGTACCGGTGCACTGGTGCGGGTGCACTCCGAATGCCTGACCGGTGACGCGTTCGGCTCCAGCCGCTGCGACTGCGGTCCGCAGCTCGACGCGGCCCTGGAGCGTGTCGCCTCCGAGGGGGGCGTGGTGATCTACCTGCGCGGTCACGAGGGCCGGGGCATCGGCCTGCTGGCCAAGCTCACCGCCTACCAGCTGCAGGACTCCGGGCTCGACACGGTCGCCGCGAACACCGCGCAGGGCCTGCCCGCCGACGCCCGCGAGTACGGCGCGGCCGCGGCCGTGCTCGACGACCTGGGCCTGGACGCGATCCGGTTGCTGACCAACAACCCGGCCAAGCTCACCGGACTGGCCGAGCACGGCATCACGGTGACGATGCGGATCGGCCTGCAGGTCGGCGTGAACCCGCACAACACCGCCTACCTGGCCAGCAAGCGGGACCTGATGGGCCACCAGCTGGACGACCTGAACGCGCGCTGA
- the ribH gene encoding 6,7-dimethyl-8-ribityllumazine synthase, whose translation MSGEGAPTITVDGSQLRVGLVWASWHEEVMNGLIDGARRGLADAGVKDVVEVPVPGSFELPVAASRLAASGVDAVIALGVVVRGGTPHFDYVCQAATNGLTDVSVRSGVPVGFGLLTCDDMAQALDRAGLPGSREDKGHEAATAAIAAALVLKDLPSPVLA comes from the coding sequence ATGAGTGGCGAGGGTGCGCCCACGATCACGGTGGACGGTTCGCAACTGCGGGTCGGTCTGGTCTGGGCCTCGTGGCACGAGGAGGTCATGAACGGCCTGATCGACGGTGCGCGACGCGGTCTGGCCGACGCCGGTGTGAAAGACGTCGTGGAGGTGCCGGTCCCAGGTAGTTTCGAGCTCCCTGTCGCAGCCTCCCGGCTGGCCGCGTCCGGTGTCGACGCCGTCATCGCGCTCGGCGTGGTGGTGCGGGGTGGCACCCCGCACTTCGACTACGTCTGCCAGGCCGCGACGAACGGTCTGACCGACGTCAGCGTGCGTTCCGGTGTACCGGTCGGGTTCGGTCTGCTCACCTGCGACGACATGGCCCAGGCCCTGGATCGCGCGGGTCTGCCCGGCTCGCGGGAAGACAAAGGTCACGAGGCCGCCACCGCCGCGATCGCCGCGGCGCTGGTGCTGAAGGACCTGCCCTCGCCGGTCCTGGCCTGA
- a CDS encoding phosphoribosyl-ATP diphosphatase, which translates to MKTFETLFAELTHRAQTRPEGSGTVAALDAGVHSIGKKVVEEAAEVWMAAEYESDEAAAEEISQLLYHLQVMMIAKGISLDDVYKHL; encoded by the coding sequence GTGAAGACGTTCGAGACCCTGTTCGCCGAGTTGACCCACCGCGCGCAGACCCGGCCGGAGGGATCCGGCACGGTTGCCGCCCTCGACGCCGGTGTGCACAGCATCGGCAAGAAGGTGGTCGAGGAGGCCGCCGAGGTGTGGATGGCGGCCGAGTACGAGTCGGACGAGGCCGCCGCCGAGGAGATCTCGCAGCTGCTCTACCACCTCCAGGTGATGATGATCGCCAAGGGCATCAGCCTCGACGACGTCTATAAGCACCTGTGA
- a CDS encoding PH domain-containing protein, producing the protein MTVSAGQSGKSGREEAIADLHRPFVSRKGRIVAWVMGVGQALAFVACALLLPWSGVDQVGINDRIGLLVIAVFIGWGMSRFGGVRALPSPEGLVVRNLLITRTLTWREVEGLNFGVSDPWVTLNTEDGDPLAVMAIQRADGEFARSEAERLATLIEYHHTTAR; encoded by the coding sequence GTGACGGTCTCGGCCGGTCAGTCGGGCAAGTCGGGCCGAGAAGAGGCGATCGCCGACCTGCACCGACCTTTCGTCTCCCGTAAGGGCCGCATCGTGGCCTGGGTGATGGGGGTCGGGCAGGCCCTGGCCTTCGTCGCCTGCGCGTTGCTGCTGCCCTGGTCGGGTGTCGATCAGGTCGGCATCAACGACCGGATCGGCCTGCTCGTGATCGCCGTGTTCATCGGCTGGGGCATGAGCCGGTTCGGCGGCGTACGGGCCCTTCCCTCGCCGGAGGGCCTGGTGGTGCGCAACCTGCTGATCACTCGCACCCTGACCTGGCGTGAGGTCGAAGGGCTGAACTTCGGCGTCAGCGACCCCTGGGTCACGCTGAACACCGAGGACGGCGACCCGCTCGCGGTGATGGCGATCCAGCGCGCCGACGGTGAGTTCGCCCGGTCCGAGGCGGAGCGCCTGGCGACACTGATCGAGTACCACCACACCACCGCCCGGTAA
- a CDS encoding SelT/SelW/SelH family protein has protein sequence MARVSVTYCTQCNWLLRAAWVAQELLQTFGTELDEVALVPGTGGVFRVHVGETLVWDRKVDGSAADMVEIKRRVRDLAVPGFALGHADRARKPN, from the coding sequence ATGGCCCGGGTCTCCGTCACCTACTGCACCCAGTGCAACTGGCTGCTGCGGGCGGCCTGGGTGGCCCAGGAACTGCTGCAGACGTTCGGCACGGAACTGGACGAGGTGGCGCTGGTGCCGGGCACGGGAGGCGTCTTCCGGGTCCACGTCGGCGAAACCCTGGTCTGGGACCGCAAGGTCGACGGCAGTGCCGCCGACATGGTCGAGATCAAGCGCCGGGTGCGGGATCTGGCTGTTCCGGGTTTCGCTCTGGGACACGCTGACCGGGCCCGGAAGCCGAACTGA
- a CDS encoding thioredoxin domain-containing protein produces MASGSSTRDARQAKAAEMRAAAAKAEARRRTLIVGSAVLVVVLAIVGVFVVVQQANRSSSTSSAANPANLSADNSIVDGQNTAPVKVVIYEDFQCPYCAQFEAANREQLAQMVKDGDVQVQYRPIAFLDRASTTNYSTRSLNAVAAVVNSSPDSFLEFHNLLFENQPEEGGAGLTDEQLVTYAVQAGADETTVKKAVADQTFKGWTERVTEASSKAGISGTPTVKVNDTTLENLDAASLKKAVDTALAAAK; encoded by the coding sequence ATGGCGAGCGGCAGCTCGACCCGGGATGCACGTCAGGCCAAGGCCGCCGAAATGCGCGCGGCCGCGGCGAAGGCCGAGGCCAGGCGCCGCACCCTCATCGTCGGCAGCGCGGTGCTGGTGGTGGTGCTGGCGATCGTCGGCGTGTTCGTCGTCGTGCAGCAGGCCAACCGCAGCAGCTCGACCTCCAGCGCCGCCAATCCGGCCAACCTGAGTGCGGACAACTCGATCGTCGACGGCCAGAACACCGCGCCCGTCAAGGTCGTCATCTACGAGGACTTCCAGTGCCCGTACTGCGCGCAGTTCGAGGCCGCCAACCGCGAGCAGCTGGCTCAGATGGTCAAGGACGGTGACGTGCAGGTGCAGTACCGGCCCATCGCCTTCCTGGACCGCGCCTCCACCACCAACTACTCCACCCGTTCCCTGAACGCGGTGGCCGCGGTGGTGAACTCGAGCCCGGACTCGTTCCTGGAGTTCCACAACCTGCTCTTCGAGAACCAGCCCGAGGAGGGCGGCGCCGGCCTCACCGACGAGCAGCTGGTCACCTACGCGGTGCAGGCCGGGGCCGACGAGACAACCGTCAAGAAGGCTGTCGCCGACCAGACCTTCAAGGGCTGGACCGAGCGGGTCACCGAGGCCTCGTCCAAGGCCGGTATCTCCGGCACCCCGACGGTGAAGGTGAACGACACCACCCTGGAGAACCTCGACGCCGCCTCGCTGAAGAAGGCCGTGGACACCGCCCTGGCTGCTGCCAAGTAA
- a CDS encoding MauE/DoxX family redox-associated membrane protein, with protein sequence MRGESSPGVLTTGTTGSSSTSTTGSTGWQQWIGPLVRVLAGGVFLYTGWAKIQDIDDTIRSVRNYQLLPEAVVPTVGTALPVVELILGVLLIAGVLTRFVAIFTALVSLAFFIGVASAWARGLQIECGCFGNSGFTSNPVPGYVRELALNGAIMAGCAWLFLRGAGRYSLDRTLGLSPATDTP encoded by the coding sequence ATGCGCGGCGAGAGTTCCCCGGGTGTCCTGACCACCGGCACCACCGGCAGCAGTAGCACCAGCACAACCGGCAGCACCGGATGGCAGCAGTGGATCGGCCCGCTGGTCCGCGTGCTCGCCGGTGGCGTGTTCCTGTACACCGGCTGGGCCAAGATCCAGGACATCGACGACACCATCCGCTCGGTACGCAACTACCAGTTGCTGCCCGAGGCGGTCGTGCCGACCGTGGGCACGGCGCTGCCGGTGGTCGAGCTGATCCTGGGGGTCCTGCTGATCGCCGGTGTACTGACCCGGTTCGTGGCGATCTTCACCGCGCTGGTCAGCCTGGCGTTCTTCATCGGGGTGGCCTCGGCCTGGGCGCGGGGTCTGCAGATCGAGTGCGGTTGCTTCGGAAACAGCGGTTTCACCAGCAATCCGGTGCCCGGCTACGTGCGTGAACTCGCGCTCAACGGCGCGATCATGGCCGGCTGCGCCTGGCTGTTCCTGCGGGGCGCCGGCCGCTACTCACTCGACCGCACGCTGGGCCTCTCCCCCGCCACGGACACGCCGTAA
- a CDS encoding uridine kinase — protein MTSAPQPDPAVIDLLIGLLERAGAHSHPSATTVLAIDGPSGSGKTTLADELTRVLHQRKPGTAALVRLEDLYPGWDGLRAATGRLATEVLPALTRGETARYRRWDWTADRFGVIEDEVPAKEVTIVEGVGAGALAAAPMVHALVFADAPEQVRHARAMARDGEGYRPHWERWAAQERAYFADDHPHERADLLVLPGLPGSVQGRALR, from the coding sequence GTGACGTCCGCCCCCCAGCCCGATCCTGCGGTCATCGACCTGCTCATCGGTCTTCTCGAGCGGGCCGGCGCGCACTCGCACCCCTCGGCCACCACGGTCCTCGCCATCGACGGCCCCAGCGGGTCCGGGAAGACCACACTGGCCGACGAGCTGACCCGCGTCCTCCATCAGCGAAAGCCGGGGACGGCAGCCCTGGTGCGCCTGGAGGATCTCTACCCCGGCTGGGACGGACTGCGGGCGGCCACCGGCCGGCTCGCCACCGAGGTACTGCCCGCGCTGACCCGGGGCGAGACCGCCCGCTACCGCCGCTGGGACTGGACCGCCGACCGCTTTGGGGTGATTGAGGACGAAGTGCCCGCCAAAGAGGTGACCATCGTCGAGGGCGTGGGCGCGGGAGCCCTCGCCGCCGCCCCCATGGTGCATGCCCTGGTCTTCGCCGACGCCCCTGAACAGGTCAGACATGCTCGCGCGATGGCCCGGGACGGGGAGGGCTACCGGCCCCACTGGGAACGCTGGGCGGCTCAGGAACGGGCCTATTTCGCGGACGACCACCCGCACGAGCGGGCAGACCTGCTCGTGCTGCCCGGACTTCCAGGATCTGTCCAGGGTCGCGCACTACGCTGA
- the hisF gene encoding imidazole glycerol phosphate synthase subunit HisF, which produces MPVAVRVIPCLDVDAGRVVKGVNFEGLRDAGDPVELAARYDAEGADELTFLDVTASSSGRETMYDVVSRTAEQIFIPLTVGGGVRSVDDVDKLLRAGADKVGVNTAAIQRPELIAEVAHRFGAQVLTLSVDARRCPPGTHTASGFEVTTHGGRRGTGIDAVDWAARGAELGAGEILLNSMDADGTKAGFDLELLRLVRDEVGVPLIASGGAGAVEHFPPAVAAGADAVLAASVFHFQQLTIGQVKDELRAGGVPVR; this is translated from the coding sequence GTGCCGGTTGCCGTGCGAGTCATTCCCTGTCTGGACGTCGACGCCGGGCGCGTCGTCAAGGGCGTCAACTTCGAGGGCCTGCGGGACGCCGGTGACCCGGTCGAGCTCGCCGCCCGCTACGACGCCGAGGGCGCCGACGAACTGACGTTCCTCGACGTCACCGCCTCGTCCTCGGGTCGCGAGACGATGTACGACGTGGTCTCCCGCACCGCCGAGCAGATCTTCATCCCGCTCACGGTCGGTGGCGGTGTGCGCTCGGTCGACGACGTCGACAAGCTGCTGCGCGCGGGCGCCGACAAGGTCGGGGTGAACACGGCCGCGATCCAGCGGCCCGAGCTGATCGCCGAGGTCGCGCACCGGTTCGGGGCGCAGGTACTGACCCTGTCGGTCGATGCCCGGCGCTGCCCGCCCGGCACGCACACCGCGTCCGGGTTCGAGGTCACCACGCACGGTGGCCGCCGTGGCACCGGGATCGACGCGGTCGACTGGGCCGCGCGCGGTGCCGAACTGGGTGCCGGTGAGATCCTGCTGAATTCGATGGACGCCGACGGCACCAAGGCCGGCTTCGACCTGGAACTGCTGCGCCTGGTGCGGGACGAGGTCGGCGTACCGCTGATCGCCAGTGGCGGTGCCGGTGCGGTCGAGCACTTCCCGCCGGCCGTGGCCGCCGGGGCCGACGCCGTCCTCGCGGCCAGCGTCTTCCACTTCCAGCAGCTCACGATCGGTCAGGTCAAGGACGAGCTGCGGGCGGGCGGGGTGCCCGTCCGCTGA
- a CDS encoding TIGR03085 family metal-binding protein, giving the protein MPSHSAAERQALADALAGAGPGAPTLCAGWTTTDLAVHLVLREGRPHVRLAGSIGPAKDWAARQEQATTARPYEDLVTTVRNGPPRLSPMALPGVDSLANLLEHFVHCEDVRRAAPDWEPRALPGDRQAAIWKNVTSPFGKVMVRKAAMPVSLQVPGGEPVVLKAKGEGPAVTLVGEPGEIAMYLFGRKEHARVELLGDPATVARFRETPMRT; this is encoded by the coding sequence ATGCCCTCGCATTCCGCAGCAGAACGTCAGGCTCTCGCCGATGCCCTGGCCGGGGCCGGCCCCGGCGCACCGACCCTGTGCGCCGGCTGGACCACCACCGACCTGGCCGTGCACCTGGTCCTGCGAGAAGGGCGCCCGCACGTGCGGCTGGCCGGCTCGATCGGCCCGGCCAAGGACTGGGCGGCCCGTCAGGAGCAGGCGACCACGGCCCGGCCCTACGAGGACCTGGTGACGACCGTGCGCAACGGTCCGCCCCGCCTGTCGCCGATGGCCCTGCCCGGCGTGGACTCCCTCGCCAACCTGCTGGAGCACTTCGTGCACTGCGAGGACGTGCGCCGCGCGGCCCCGGACTGGGAGCCGCGGGCCCTGCCCGGCGACCGGCAGGCCGCCATCTGGAAGAACGTGACCAGCCCGTTCGGCAAGGTGATGGTGCGCAAGGCCGCGATGCCCGTGAGCCTTCAGGTGCCCGGCGGCGAACCGGTCGTGCTGAAGGCCAAGGGGGAGGGCCCGGCGGTCACCCTGGTCGGTGAGCCCGGCGAGATCGCGATGTACCTGTTCGGGCGTAAGGAGCACGCCCGGGTCGAGCTCCTCGGCGACCCCGCGACGGTCGCCCGGTTCCGCGAGACCCCGATGCGAACCTGA
- a CDS encoding ABC transporter ATP-binding protein, giving the protein MVKRVARADREPSTLLRGLRVIGIGIRQEPAIFSVAVVMSALYGAGTAGGGWVLGRLTDHVLTPAFEAGSISGHDLLTTGLVLAGVAALTAVGVVGRRVAAGLTSFRLQARYRRLLTRQYLRLPLEWHHRHPAGVLLSNANADVEATWQVFAPLPMAIGVVVMLIVAAAAMLVADPVLGAVGLLVLPWVVLLNTVYQRYMSPAVTRAQAERGEVSSVAHESLEAAAVVKSLGREASETERFAVYADRLRVANVRAGRLRAAFDPLMEAIPTLGTLAVLAVGAWRVRSGAIATGDVVQVAYLLSLVAFPLRSMGWVLGEIPRTVVGWERTSAVLAETDAMPYGDVTPVPGGAVGVELSEVAYAYQDNDGGRYEVLHDVDLSVRPGSTLALVGPTGSGKSTLATLLVRLVDPAKGEIRLDGTDVRELRAGGVAELAALVPQGTFVFNDTVRDNVTLGDARFSDDDVWRALGVARAEAFVRHLPHGLDTVIGERGADLSGGQRQRLALARALVRRPRLLVLDDATSAIDPRIEAEILSGLDSLSDAPSSPSVETGPSVTVVVIAYRRATIALADEVAYLENGRIADRGTHAELLVRSEGYRRLVTAYDHEEDEAPEPRPAAGDQLQDQPDDRARDLDEDLDDLTGMTRR; this is encoded by the coding sequence GTGGTGAAGCGGGTCGCACGGGCTGATCGGGAGCCGAGCACGCTGTTGCGTGGTCTGCGCGTGATCGGCATCGGTATCCGGCAGGAGCCGGCCATCTTCTCGGTGGCGGTGGTGATGTCGGCGCTCTACGGCGCGGGCACGGCCGGTGGTGGCTGGGTGCTCGGCCGGCTCACCGACCACGTGCTGACGCCGGCCTTCGAGGCGGGCAGCATCAGCGGTCACGACCTGCTCACCACCGGGCTGGTGCTGGCCGGGGTGGCGGCCCTGACGGCCGTCGGGGTGGTCGGGCGCCGGGTCGCGGCCGGGCTCACGTCGTTCCGCCTGCAGGCGCGGTACCGGCGCCTGCTCACCCGGCAGTACCTGCGCCTGCCGCTGGAGTGGCACCACCGCCATCCGGCCGGGGTGCTGCTGTCCAACGCGAATGCCGACGTCGAGGCCACCTGGCAGGTGTTCGCACCGCTGCCGATGGCCATCGGTGTCGTCGTCATGCTGATCGTCGCGGCGGCCGCGATGCTCGTGGCCGATCCGGTGCTGGGCGCCGTCGGCCTGCTGGTGCTGCCCTGGGTGGTGCTGCTCAACACCGTCTACCAGCGCTACATGTCTCCGGCGGTGACGCGGGCCCAGGCCGAGCGCGGCGAGGTCTCCTCGGTCGCGCACGAGAGCCTCGAGGCCGCGGCCGTGGTGAAGAGCCTGGGTCGGGAGGCCTCCGAGACCGAGCGGTTCGCCGTCTACGCCGACCGGCTGCGGGTGGCGAACGTGCGGGCCGGACGGCTACGGGCGGCCTTCGACCCGCTGATGGAGGCCATCCCCACCCTCGGCACCCTGGCCGTGCTCGCGGTCGGTGCCTGGCGGGTGCGGTCCGGAGCCATCGCCACCGGCGACGTGGTGCAGGTCGCGTATCTGCTCAGCCTTGTCGCGTTCCCGCTGCGCTCGATGGGCTGGGTGCTGGGTGAGATCCCGCGCACCGTGGTCGGCTGGGAGCGCACCAGCGCCGTGCTGGCCGAGACCGACGCGATGCCCTACGGCGACGTCACCCCGGTTCCGGGCGGTGCGGTCGGCGTGGAGCTGTCCGAGGTCGCCTACGCCTACCAGGACAACGACGGCGGGCGCTACGAGGTGCTGCACGACGTCGACCTGAGTGTGCGCCCGGGCAGCACGCTGGCCCTGGTCGGGCCGACCGGCTCGGGCAAGTCCACACTGGCCACCCTGCTGGTGCGGCTGGTCGACCCGGCCAAGGGCGAGATCCGCCTGGACGGCACCGACGTGCGCGAGCTGCGGGCCGGTGGGGTCGCCGAGCTGGCCGCGCTGGTGCCGCAGGGCACGTTCGTCTTCAACGACACCGTGCGCGACAACGTCACGCTGGGCGATGCCCGTTTCAGCGACGACGACGTGTGGCGGGCGCTCGGGGTGGCCCGGGCCGAGGCCTTCGTGCGGCACCTGCCGCACGGCCTCGACACGGTCATCGGTGAGCGGGGCGCCGACCTGTCCGGCGGGCAGCGGCAGCGGCTGGCGCTCGCCCGGGCACTGGTGCGCCGGCCCCGCCTGCTGGTGCTGGACGATGCCACCTCGGCCATCGACCCGCGCATCGAGGCGGAGATCCTGAGCGGTCTCGACAGCCTGTCCGACGCTCCGTCCTCCCCGTCCGTGGAGACCGGGCCCTCGGTCACGGTGGTGGTGATCGCCTACCGCCGCGCCACGATCGCCCTGGCCGACGAGGTGGCCTACCTGGAGAACGGCCGCATCGCCGACCGCGGCACACACGCCGAGCTCCTGGTCCGCAGCGAGGGGTACCGACGGCTCGTCACGGCCTACGACCACGAGGAGGACGAGGCACCGGAACCCCGACCGGCGGCCGGCGACCAGCTCCAGGACCAGCCCGATGACCGAGCTCGAGATCTCGACGAAGACCTGGACGACCTCACGGGGATGACACGGCGATGA
- a CDS encoding ABC transporter ATP-binding protein produces MSTTTDTDTGTDADTGSGTGAAVAGTPARRPGLTGNRLGAWQVLRRGAEISPELVRGVWLTLLLALVATCGRILVPIAVQQTIDSGISGDDGVRLGLVLRLVGVVAGAVLLTAVASYVSNVRLFQATEAGLATLRVKAFRHIHDLSVLTQNSERRGALVARVTSDVDTISTFVQWGGLLLVLSAGQLLIATIVMAVYSWQLTLLVWACFLPLFIIVRPIQRRVSVAYGTVRERVGEMLGSISEAVVGADTIRAYAVQTRTQRRIDTAIEAHQHSAVRAQMLVAVSFTGGVLMSGLVVAAVVVAGTALGVDGGLTLGELLAVLFLVQLFTTPVQMGTEVLNELQNAAAGWRRVIGVLDTPADIVDPGEEGVSLPRGPIAVEFEHVTFAYPEGEPVLRDVSLSIPPRARVAVVGETGSGKTTLAKLLTRLMDPADGRVLLDGEDLRRITFANLRSRVVMVPQEGFLFDLSLADNIAWGSESATREQVEGALRELGLLDWAQGLPRGLDTPVGQRGESLSAGERQLLALTRAYLADPDLLVLDEATSAVDPATEVKLQAALDGVTRGRTSVTIAHRLSTAEAADLVVVVAHGEVADVGHHADLLKRCEPYQRMYASWRSQTSQPAHG; encoded by the coding sequence ATGAGCACGACGACAGACACAGACACAGGCACAGACGCGGACACCGGCAGCGGCACCGGCGCTGCGGTCGCCGGTACCCCGGCCCGCCGCCCCGGCCTGACCGGTAACCGCCTGGGTGCCTGGCAGGTGCTGCGGCGCGGCGCGGAGATCTCCCCGGAGCTGGTGCGGGGCGTCTGGCTGACCCTGCTGCTGGCCCTGGTCGCGACCTGTGGCCGGATCCTCGTGCCGATTGCCGTGCAGCAGACCATCGATTCCGGGATCTCGGGTGACGACGGCGTACGGCTGGGCCTGGTGCTGCGCCTGGTGGGTGTGGTCGCCGGTGCCGTCCTGCTGACCGCGGTGGCCTCGTACGTGAGCAACGTGCGGCTGTTCCAGGCCACCGAGGCCGGGCTGGCGACGCTGCGGGTGAAGGCGTTCCGGCACATCCACGACCTGTCGGTGCTGACCCAGAACAGCGAGCGCCGCGGCGCCCTGGTCGCGCGCGTGACCAGCGACGTCGACACCATCTCGACGTTCGTGCAGTGGGGTGGGCTGCTGCTGGTGCTGTCGGCCGGTCAGCTGCTCATCGCCACGATCGTGATGGCCGTCTACTCCTGGCAGCTCACCCTGCTGGTCTGGGCCTGCTTCCTGCCGCTGTTCATCATCGTCCGGCCGATCCAGCGCCGGGTGTCCGTGGCCTACGGCACCGTGCGCGAGCGGGTCGGCGAGATGCTGGGCTCGATCTCCGAGGCCGTGGTCGGCGCCGATACCATTCGCGCCTACGCGGTGCAGACCCGCACCCAGCGGCGCATCGACACGGCGATCGAGGCTCATCAGCACTCGGCCGTGCGGGCCCAGATGCTGGTGGCGGTCTCGTTCACCGGTGGCGTGCTGATGTCCGGCCTGGTGGTCGCGGCGGTCGTGGTGGCCGGTACGGCCCTGGGCGTGGACGGCGGCCTCACCCTCGGCGAGCTGCTGGCCGTGCTGTTCCTGGTGCAGCTGTTCACCACGCCGGTGCAGATGGGTACCGAGGTGCTGAACGAGCTGCAGAACGCCGCGGCCGGCTGGCGGCGTGTGATCGGCGTGCTCGACACCCCGGCCGACATCGTCGACCCGGGCGAGGAGGGTGTGAGCCTGCCGCGCGGGCCGATCGCCGTGGAGTTCGAGCACGTCACCTTCGCCTACCCGGAGGGCGAGCCGGTGCTGCGCGATGTCAGCCTGAGCATCCCGCCGCGGGCCCGCGTCGCGGTGGTGGGCGAGACCGGTTCCGGCAAGACCACCCTGGCGAAACTGCTCACCCGCCTGATGGACCCGGCCGACGGGCGGGTGCTCCTCGACGGGGAAGACCTGCGCCGCATCACCTTCGCCAACCTGCGCTCGCGGGTGGTGATGGTGCCGCAGGAAGGATTCCTGTTCGACCTGAGCCTGGCCGACAACATCGCCTGGGGCAGCGAGAGCGCCACCCGTGAGCAGGTGGAGGGTGCGTTGCGCGAGCTCGGCCTGCTGGACTGGGCGCAGGGTCTGCCGCGGGGCCTGGACACCCCGGTCGGGCAGCGGGGCGAGTCACTGTCGGCGGGGGAGCGGCAGCTGCTGGCCCTGACCCGTGCCTACCTGGCCGACCCTGACCTGCTGGTGCTCGACGAGGCCACGTCCGCCGTCGACCCCGCCACCGAGGTGAAGCTGCAGGCCGCCCTCGACGGCGTCACCCGGGGCCGCACCTCGGTCACGATCGCCCACCGCCTCAGCACGGCCGAGGCCGCCGACCTGGTCGTGGTGGTCGCCCACGGCGAGGTCGCCGACGTCGGCCATCATGCCGACCTGCTGAAACGCTGCGAGCCCTACCAGCGCATGTACGCGTCCTGGCGCAGCCAGACGTCTCAGCCGGCCCACGGATGA